One region of Haloprofundus salilacus genomic DNA includes:
- a CDS encoding polymer-forming cytoskeletal protein, whose translation MPPGQDPLDALRIPDGTTVEEHDLVTDGDVIVGSQATVDFGVRGRNLAAGERASFGGDIEADGDCRLDMWCDVAGNVLVGDDAYLGERVHIGGRLMVSGDLDIGDDVEIDEGFEASGWIVIRNPVPTLVFYFIVLSQLLKLGERDAANELAAAMADGDEQRDPLVVPRGGHVSDDAWRVSTPARIGDDCRLHGNVRAESVDVGERNNIFGSLRAREDIFVGSESRIHGDVTTRTGTVRIDEGARILGDVVCSDLVVHEGATVDGSMRARGEVRLVRSDMTREIE comes from the coding sequence GTGCCACCCGGTCAGGACCCGCTCGACGCCCTCCGCATCCCCGACGGAACGACCGTCGAGGAACACGACTTGGTGACCGACGGCGACGTCATCGTCGGGAGCCAGGCCACCGTCGACTTCGGCGTCCGCGGCCGGAACCTCGCTGCCGGCGAACGCGCGTCGTTCGGCGGCGACATCGAAGCGGACGGCGACTGCCGACTCGATATGTGGTGCGACGTCGCCGGTAACGTCCTCGTCGGCGACGACGCTTACCTCGGCGAGCGCGTCCACATCGGCGGTCGGCTGATGGTGTCGGGCGACTTGGACATCGGCGACGACGTCGAGATAGACGAGGGGTTCGAGGCCAGCGGCTGGATCGTCATCCGCAACCCGGTGCCGACGCTCGTTTTCTACTTCATCGTCCTCTCGCAGTTGTTGAAACTCGGCGAACGCGACGCAGCCAACGAACTCGCGGCGGCGATGGCTGACGGCGACGAACAGCGCGACCCGCTCGTCGTCCCCCGCGGCGGCCACGTCTCCGACGACGCGTGGCGCGTCTCGACGCCGGCCCGCATCGGCGACGACTGCCGACTCCACGGCAACGTCCGCGCGGAGTCCGTCGACGTGGGCGAGCGAAACAACATCTTCGGGAGCCTCCGCGCGCGAGAGGACATCTTCGTCGGGTCGGAGAGCCGCATACACGGCGATGTGACTACCCGCACCGGAACCGTCCGCATCGACGAAGGCGCGCGCATCCTCGGCGACGTGGTCTGTTCGGACCTCGTCGTCCACGAAGGTGCGACCGTCGACGGGTCGATGCGCGCCCGAGGCGAGGTGCGCCTCGTCCGCAGCGACATGACGCGTGAGATCGAGTAG
- a CDS encoding DUF5800 family protein has protein sequence MTALSFDEQGVDVVYDGTEFRLEKKLIEDATQKSYPDVTDHEVLKIVEKQPELNGEPRRIGDILA, from the coding sequence ATGACCGCCCTTTCCTTCGACGAACAAGGCGTCGACGTCGTCTACGACGGAACCGAGTTCCGTCTCGAAAAGAAGCTCATCGAGGACGCGACGCAGAAGTCCTACCCCGACGTCACCGACCACGAAGTGCTGAAGATAGTCGAGAAACAACCCGAATTGAACGGCGAACCGCGACGCATTGGCGACATCCTGGCGTAA
- a CDS encoding MBL fold metallo-hydrolase: protein MTGSDWGDWLPRAVATAEPETVAVWYLGCNGFVVKGNQGTTLLIDPYLGVGDPPRTVRMIPVPFDPEDIEEADAIFATHEHTDHVHGPSQAPILENTGAQFYAPDDSLAVAQEEENWTDVWNVSDDQFTEVSEGDTFEVGEFTVHVELAADADATHPVSYVVEHDAGTIFHGGDTKPSDAFDDIGEQYDIDLGILAFGSIGNIPNKETGEMVRTKWYSTENEIIETASSLQFDRLLPSHWDMWRGMTADPTALHDHAASYAYPRALTIVSIGDRVDL from the coding sequence ATGACCGGTAGTGACTGGGGTGACTGGCTGCCGCGCGCCGTCGCGACGGCCGAACCCGAGACCGTCGCCGTCTGGTATCTCGGCTGTAACGGCTTCGTCGTAAAGGGGAATCAGGGAACGACGCTGCTCATCGACCCGTACCTCGGCGTCGGCGACCCGCCGCGGACGGTCCGGATGATTCCGGTTCCGTTCGACCCCGAGGACATCGAGGAAGCCGACGCGATTTTCGCGACCCACGAGCACACCGACCACGTCCACGGGCCGAGTCAGGCCCCGATTCTCGAAAACACGGGCGCACAGTTCTACGCACCCGACGACAGCCTCGCCGTCGCACAGGAGGAGGAAAACTGGACCGACGTTTGGAACGTGAGCGACGACCAGTTCACCGAGGTGTCGGAGGGCGACACGTTCGAGGTCGGCGAGTTCACCGTCCACGTCGAACTGGCCGCGGACGCGGACGCGACGCACCCGGTGAGCTACGTCGTCGAGCACGATGCAGGAACGATATTCCACGGCGGCGACACGAAACCGAGCGACGCGTTCGACGACATCGGCGAGCAGTACGACATCGACCTCGGCATCCTCGCGTTCGGTTCCATCGGCAACATCCCGAACAAGGAGACCGGCGAGATGGTCCGCACGAAGTGGTACAGCACCGAAAACGAGATAATCGAGACGGCCAGCAGCCTGCAGTTCGACCGCCTCCTGCCCAGTCACTGGGACATGTGGCGCGGGATGACCGCCGACCCGACGGCGCTGCACGACCACGCCGCGAGTTACGCGTACCCGCGGGCGCTGACTATCGTCTCCATCGGCGACCGCGTCGACCTCTGA
- the corA gene encoding magnesium/cobalt transporter CorA: MSLHAMVYTADGVERYDDLDTALSARGETWIHADDIESAEMKALRERFDIHQLAVEDVLSEKTRPKTEAYDAHTFILMKTAQLSQREDVAFHKEVRTHPVGFFIGEDWLVTMSTVDVDVVDPASPQWTKNGSRFANRGTDFLAYRIIDAIVDEYFDVLDDIEDDIEGVEERVLEDPNPQMLVTLNGVRRDLLAFRKVAWPAREAISELSRGDISQVAEQNEKYFRDVYDHLVQVVDLIETYRDLTGGSRDIYLNAVTRSTNEVMKTLTVVATIFIPLTFVVGVYGMNFADTPFAMPELYWTYGYPATMLGMGLLAGTMLVHFHRQGWI; this comes from the coding sequence ATGAGCCTCCACGCGATGGTCTACACGGCCGACGGTGTCGAACGGTACGACGACCTCGACACCGCGCTCTCTGCGAGGGGCGAGACGTGGATCCACGCGGACGATATCGAATCGGCCGAGATGAAGGCGCTCAGAGAACGCTTCGACATTCACCAGCTGGCCGTCGAAGACGTCCTCTCCGAGAAAACGCGGCCGAAAACGGAGGCGTACGACGCACACACGTTCATATTGATGAAAACGGCTCAGCTCAGCCAGCGCGAGGACGTCGCATTTCACAAAGAGGTGAGAACGCACCCCGTCGGGTTCTTCATCGGCGAGGATTGGTTGGTCACGATGTCGACCGTCGACGTCGATGTCGTGGACCCCGCTTCCCCCCAGTGGACGAAGAACGGTTCACGGTTCGCGAACCGCGGGACGGATTTTCTCGCGTACCGAATCATCGACGCCATCGTCGACGAGTACTTCGACGTCCTCGACGATATCGAAGACGACATCGAAGGGGTCGAAGAACGCGTCCTCGAGGACCCGAACCCGCAAATGCTGGTGACGCTGAACGGCGTTCGTCGAGACCTCCTCGCGTTCCGAAAAGTCGCCTGGCCCGCTCGGGAAGCGATTTCGGAGCTCTCTCGCGGTGACATCTCGCAGGTCGCAGAACAGAACGAGAAGTACTTTCGCGACGTGTACGACCACCTCGTCCAGGTCGTCGACCTCATCGAGACATACCGCGATCTCACCGGCGGGTCCCGGGATATCTACCTGAACGCCGTCACGCGATCGACCAACGAGGTGATGAAGACGCTCACGGTCGTCGCGACCATCTTCATTCCGCTGACCTTCGTCGTCGGGGTCTACGGGATGAACTTCGCCGACACCCCGTTCGCAATGCCGGAACTCTACTGGACGTACGGCTATCCGGCGACGATGCTCGGGATGGGACTGCTCGCCGGCACGATGCTCGTCCACTTCCACCGTCAGGGGTGGATCTGA
- a CDS encoding ribonuclease H-like domain-containing protein: protein MRIENSFIPVRGVGEKTERQLWEAGITHWDEFERSAVGETTADRIETYIAEATDRLDAGDSRYFDASFPSSERWRLYENFREEACFFDIETTGLDSSYADVTTVSIHRRGETTTLVRGQDLSAEALREHLADAPLLVSFNGIRFDAPFLEDSFGIDVDAPHLDLMYPCKQLGFSGGLKQIEKDVGIERDRPDLSGRDAVRLWRQYERGDDEALDTLVSYNRDDTVNLRTLADDVSSRLHDDVFADVQSPL, encoded by the coding sequence GTGCGAATCGAGAACAGCTTCATTCCCGTCCGCGGCGTCGGCGAGAAGACCGAACGCCAACTCTGGGAGGCGGGCATCACCCACTGGGACGAGTTCGAGCGCTCGGCAGTCGGCGAGACCACCGCCGACCGCATCGAGACCTACATCGCGGAGGCGACCGACCGCCTCGACGCCGGCGACTCGCGCTATTTCGACGCGTCGTTTCCGAGCAGCGAGCGCTGGAGACTATACGAGAACTTCCGCGAGGAGGCGTGTTTCTTCGACATCGAGACGACTGGACTCGACTCGTCGTACGCCGACGTGACGACGGTGAGCATCCACCGACGCGGCGAGACGACGACGCTCGTCCGGGGGCAGGACCTCTCGGCGGAGGCGCTTCGAGAGCATCTCGCCGACGCGCCGCTTCTCGTCTCGTTCAACGGCATCCGATTTGACGCGCCCTTCTTGGAGGACTCGTTCGGAATTGACGTCGACGCCCCGCATCTCGACCTCATGTACCCCTGCAAGCAACTCGGGTTCTCCGGCGGTCTCAAGCAAATCGAGAAAGACGTCGGTATCGAGCGCGACCGGCCGGACCTCTCGGGTCGCGACGCAGTCCGCCTCTGGCGACAGTACGAACGCGGCGACGACGAGGCACTCGACACGCTCGTCTCGTACAACCGCGACGACACGGTGAACCTTCGGACACTCGCCGATGACGTTTCCTCCCGCCTCCACGACGACGTATTTGCGGACGTACAGTCCCCGTTGTGA
- a CDS encoding tyrosine-type recombinase/integrase — translation MASESAGETDDPVGYFLQDMVYHGKSERTRTEYERVLRRFESFLADPETNPTGRSVAPADATHRDCMAWVHSLRGTVASSTVAIYAAYLHRFYGYMTQVGVFESNPMTLVTEEMDESIEKDPTRRDIDVPTMRAFVADVQHPLHRALVGAFLKTGIRVGELCNLDLRDVSLDDPQLTNAYDLGGRPQLDARPNSLFVSAEPTVGERHNGEVRSASNKRKRDTVIPIDEELSHLLKSWLAIRPDTVSPADPLFVGTSEGWGERLTPNAVHNVVTTYADEAGWYRSGGGATENVTPHYFRHFFTTHLRDRTGDRGIVKYLRGDVATDIIDTYTHNWGGQVRETYESNIYSIL, via the coding sequence ATGGCGAGTGAGTCGGCCGGGGAGACCGACGACCCCGTCGGCTACTTCCTACAAGATATGGTGTACCACGGAAAGTCCGAACGAACGCGGACCGAGTACGAACGAGTGCTCCGTCGATTCGAGTCATTTCTCGCCGACCCCGAGACGAACCCGACGGGCCGGTCGGTCGCGCCCGCCGACGCGACGCACCGCGACTGCATGGCGTGGGTGCACTCGCTTCGCGGTACCGTCGCGTCGAGTACGGTCGCAATTTACGCGGCGTACCTCCACCGATTCTACGGCTACATGACCCAGGTCGGCGTCTTCGAGTCGAATCCGATGACACTCGTCACCGAGGAGATGGACGAGTCCATCGAGAAAGACCCGACCCGTCGCGACATCGACGTGCCGACGATGCGGGCGTTCGTCGCCGATGTCCAACATCCGCTGCACCGTGCGCTCGTCGGAGCGTTCCTCAAGACGGGTATCCGGGTGGGCGAACTCTGTAACCTCGACCTCCGAGACGTGTCGCTCGACGACCCCCAGCTGACGAACGCCTACGACCTCGGCGGTCGGCCCCAGTTGGACGCCCGCCCGAACTCGCTTTTCGTCTCCGCCGAACCGACAGTCGGTGAACGACACAACGGCGAGGTTCGGTCGGCGTCGAACAAACGAAAGCGCGACACAGTGATCCCAATCGACGAAGAGCTCTCACACCTCCTGAAGTCGTGGTTGGCGATTCGGCCGGACACCGTCTCGCCCGCCGACCCGCTGTTCGTCGGAACGAGCGAAGGATGGGGCGAACGGCTGACGCCCAACGCCGTCCACAACGTCGTCACCACCTACGCCGACGAGGCAGGGTGGTACCGCTCCGGCGGCGGCGCGACGGAGAACGTCACCCCGCACTACTTTCGACACTTCTTCACCACCCACCTCCGCGACCGGACCGGCGACCGCGGTATCGTGAAATATCTCCGGGGCGACGTCGCCACAGATATCATCGACACTTACACGCACAACTGGGGTGGACAGGTTCGAGAGACGTACGAGTCGAACATCTACTCGATACTCTGA
- a CDS encoding DUF5805 domain-containing protein, with product MSESDTSRSSVKTYVPTYQKEQWTDHAERLGMTQSEFVRTMVQAGRRDFDLDAPDENPEGCVHPSNPRGNALEDRVQEVLHRRGVMSWDQLVDALSGDFESRLEDALDSLQSANRIRYNGREGGYVVTDGE from the coding sequence GTGAGCGAATCGGACACCAGTCGGTCGTCGGTGAAGACGTACGTGCCTACGTACCAGAAAGAACAGTGGACTGATCACGCCGAACGACTCGGGATGACCCAGAGCGAGTTCGTTCGGACGATGGTACAGGCGGGTCGACGAGACTTCGATCTCGACGCGCCGGACGAGAATCCGGAGGGGTGTGTTCACCCCTCGAACCCCCGGGGTAACGCGCTTGAAGACCGGGTCCAAGAAGTGCTCCATCGGCGCGGGGTCATGTCGTGGGACCAACTCGTCGACGCGCTCTCGGGCGACTTCGAGAGTCGCCTCGAAGACGCTCTCGACTCGTTGCAGTCGGCGAACCGAATTCGGTACAACGGACGCGAGGGTGGGTACGTGGTGACCGATGGCGAGTGA
- a CDS encoding redox-regulated ATPase YchF produces MLTIALAGKPNAGKSTFYTAATMADVDVANYPFTTIDANRGVTYARTDCPCLEHDERCGNCEAGKRYVAVELLDVAGLVPGAHEGKGLGNQFLDELTNADVIVNVVDASGGTNEEGEPVEVGTYDPLDEVDFIEEEMDQWLAGIIERNWESIERKSRSPDFDIDDVLAELLTGFGASEYEVAASLRELDYPADPMQWTDDHREALARDVRARTKPIVLVANKVDIAPEENVERLRETENLVVPATADGELALRRAAEAGIVDYDPGDEDFELVGDVNDAQRKGLEQIRDVMAEYGGTGVQQAINTAVYNLLDHLTAYPVQNESKWTDGQGNVLPDAFLLPRGSTPADLAYAVHSDIGDGYLHAVDAKSKRRISDSYELTEGDVIKIVSTAK; encoded by the coding sequence ATGCTCACTATCGCGCTCGCGGGCAAGCCGAACGCGGGCAAGTCGACATTCTACACCGCGGCCACGATGGCCGACGTGGACGTGGCGAACTACCCGTTCACCACCATCGACGCCAACCGCGGCGTCACGTACGCGCGGACCGACTGTCCCTGTCTCGAACACGACGAGCGCTGCGGCAACTGCGAGGCCGGCAAGCGCTACGTCGCCGTCGAACTGCTCGACGTGGCCGGACTCGTTCCCGGTGCGCACGAGGGGAAGGGCCTCGGCAACCAGTTCCTCGACGAACTGACGAACGCCGACGTCATCGTCAACGTCGTCGACGCCTCCGGCGGCACGAACGAGGAGGGCGAACCCGTCGAAGTCGGGACGTACGATCCGCTCGACGAGGTCGACTTCATCGAGGAGGAGATGGACCAGTGGCTAGCGGGCATCATCGAGCGTAACTGGGAGTCGATCGAGCGCAAGTCGCGCTCGCCCGACTTCGACATCGACGACGTGCTCGCGGAGTTGCTCACGGGGTTCGGCGCGTCGGAGTACGAAGTCGCCGCCAGCCTCCGGGAACTCGACTACCCCGCCGACCCGATGCAGTGGACCGACGACCACCGCGAGGCGCTGGCCCGGGACGTGCGCGCGCGCACGAAACCGATCGTCCTCGTCGCCAACAAAGTCGACATCGCCCCCGAGGAGAACGTCGAACGGCTGCGCGAAACGGAGAATCTCGTCGTCCCGGCGACGGCGGACGGTGAACTCGCGCTTCGGCGCGCCGCCGAAGCGGGCATCGTCGACTACGACCCCGGCGACGAGGACTTCGAACTCGTCGGCGACGTGAATGACGCTCAGCGGAAGGGACTCGAGCAGATTCGCGACGTGATGGCCGAGTACGGCGGCACCGGCGTTCAGCAGGCGATAAACACGGCGGTGTACAACCTACTCGACCACCTGACGGCGTACCCCGTTCAGAACGAGTCGAAGTGGACCGACGGGCAGGGCAACGTCCTCCCCGACGCGTTTCTTCTCCCTCGCGGGTCGACGCCCGCGGACCTCGCCTACGCCGTCCACTCCGACATCGGCGACGGCTACCTCCACGCCGTCGACGCGAAATCGAAGCGACGCATCTCGGATTCCTACGAGTTGACGGAAGGCGACGTCATCAAAATCGTCAGTACGGCGAAGTAG
- a CDS encoding PadR family transcriptional regulator — protein MNDLTGFQRDLLFVCAGQDHPSGQEIKVHIEEYLGGEVNNGRLYPNLDILVDAGLVEKGTLDQRTNYYELTETGRRAIRQRWAWERRQHNRASDASNDTTVGSSAD, from the coding sequence GTGAACGACCTAACTGGCTTCCAACGAGACCTACTGTTCGTCTGCGCGGGACAGGACCACCCCTCTGGGCAGGAGATCAAAGTCCACATCGAGGAGTACCTCGGCGGCGAGGTCAACAACGGGCGTCTCTACCCGAACCTCGACATCCTCGTCGACGCGGGACTTGTCGAGAAAGGAACCTTGGACCAGCGGACGAACTACTACGAACTGACCGAGACGGGCCGTCGCGCCATCCGCCAGCGCTGGGCGTGGGAGCGGCGCCAGCACAACCGCGCGTCGGACGCGAGCAACGACACGACGGTCGGCAGCAGCGCCGACTGA
- a CDS encoding UbiA family prenyltransferase yields MAVARHGTGPVAALRAFGSQVHPVFMLPPVAASWFGSVLAGEFSPVVGATHALAVFFAVYTAHVKDGYVDFHLRGEDDDHPLSVGGCRLALAGATLGFAACLVALWSLVGPVAAAVTLPCWVIGYLHAPQMDMRAVTTTLGYPTGIALAILGGYYVQTGAFASTPLAFALVFLVILTGVKIIDDSKDYEYDRSIDKRTVAVVLGRRDARRLAYAFVVSGLGLVVGFALVGAFPVGTIVAAAAFGVVATVSARTTDPTLATMVLVRGSYVFLALLLVAVRYRPLS; encoded by the coding sequence ATGGCAGTCGCACGACACGGAACTGGACCGGTAGCGGCGCTTCGGGCGTTCGGGTCGCAGGTGCATCCGGTGTTTATGCTACCGCCGGTCGCCGCGTCGTGGTTCGGCAGCGTCCTCGCCGGGGAGTTCTCGCCTGTCGTCGGCGCGACGCACGCGCTCGCCGTCTTCTTCGCCGTCTACACCGCCCACGTCAAGGACGGCTACGTCGACTTCCACCTCCGCGGCGAGGACGACGACCACCCGCTGTCGGTCGGCGGCTGTCGCCTCGCGCTCGCCGGCGCGACGCTCGGGTTCGCCGCCTGTCTCGTCGCGCTCTGGTCGCTCGTCGGTCCCGTCGCCGCCGCGGTGACACTGCCGTGTTGGGTGATCGGTTACCTCCACGCGCCGCAGATGGACATGCGCGCTGTGACGACGACGCTGGGCTATCCGACCGGCATCGCGCTGGCTATCCTGGGTGGGTACTACGTCCAGACCGGCGCGTTCGCGTCGACGCCGCTGGCGTTCGCGCTCGTCTTTCTCGTGATTCTGACGGGCGTGAAGATCATCGACGACTCGAAGGATTACGAGTACGACCGCTCCATCGACAAACGAACCGTGGCGGTCGTACTCGGACGACGCGACGCCCGGCGACTCGCCTACGCGTTCGTGGTTTCGGGGTTGGGTCTCGTCGTCGGGTTCGCGCTGGTCGGCGCGTTCCCGGTCGGAACGATCGTCGCCGCCGCGGCGTTTGGCGTCGTCGCCACCGTCTCCGCTAGGACGACGGATCCGACGCTCGCGACGATGGTGTTGGTCCGCGGGTCGTACGTCTTTCTGGCGTTGCTCCTGGTGGCCGTTCGGTATCGACCGCTCTCGTGA
- a CDS encoding phosphotransferase family protein, with protein sequence MTREGDYFTRLVDTERLREYLAAELGSVDEGAYAVDHHQEGHSNETLFVTWGDRELVIRRPPPGETASNAHDVLREYRVTDALQETDVPLANTVLAYEDHEVLGSDFYVMERVEGDVLRESEPERFATPEHRERIGTELVDTLVTIHAIDPESVGLDEFGYPDGFTERQVERWSEQLTWAFSRTTDEREVPVLYDVMSWLADNVPEEYPHTLVHGDYKLDNVMYSPGTPPDITAVFDWELSTLGDPRTDLGWMLSYWRDAKDPAPAVPDLTTTFMEHSDYPTRRELVSGWEDATGFEYEHDRFYRALAVYKLAALGEMFFRRYLEGNSDDDLYPQMETQVPALGERAMRIIEGGEPL encoded by the coding sequence ATGACACGCGAGGGCGACTACTTCACCCGTCTCGTCGACACTGAACGCCTCCGCGAGTATCTCGCCGCAGAACTCGGTTCCGTTGACGAGGGCGCGTACGCCGTCGACCACCACCAGGAGGGCCATTCCAACGAGACGTTGTTCGTCACGTGGGGCGACCGCGAACTCGTGATTCGCCGGCCGCCTCCGGGTGAGACGGCCTCCAACGCCCACGACGTGCTTCGCGAGTACCGCGTCACCGACGCGCTGCAGGAGACCGACGTTCCGCTGGCGAACACCGTCCTCGCCTACGAGGACCACGAGGTTCTCGGCAGCGACTTCTACGTGATGGAGCGCGTCGAGGGCGACGTGCTCCGCGAGTCCGAACCCGAGCGGTTCGCCACTCCCGAGCACCGCGAACGAATCGGGACGGAACTCGTCGACACGCTCGTGACGATTCACGCCATCGACCCCGAATCCGTCGGTCTCGACGAGTTCGGTTACCCCGACGGGTTCACCGAGCGGCAAGTCGAGCGGTGGTCCGAACAGTTGACGTGGGCGTTCTCGCGGACGACCGACGAACGGGAAGTTCCCGTACTTTACGACGTCATGTCGTGGCTTGCCGACAACGTACCGGAGGAGTACCCCCACACGCTCGTCCACGGCGACTACAAGTTGGACAATGTGATGTACTCCCCCGGCACGCCGCCCGATATCACCGCCGTCTTCGACTGGGAACTGTCGACGCTCGGCGACCCGCGGACGGATCTGGGGTGGATGCTCTCGTACTGGCGCGACGCCAAGGACCCCGCCCCCGCGGTTCCGGACCTGACGACGACGTTCATGGAACATTCCGACTATCCGACGCGCCGCGAACTCGTCTCGGGGTGGGAGGACGCGACCGGCTTCGAGTACGAGCACGACCGGTTCTACCGGGCGCTCGCGGTGTACAAACTCGCGGCGCTCGGCGAGATGTTCTTCCGGCGCTACCTCGAAGGCAACTCCGACGACGACCTCTACCCGCAGATGGAGACGCAGGTGCCCGCGCTCGGCGAGCGGGCGATGCGCATCATCGAGGGCGGCGAACCGCTCTAA
- a CDS encoding helix-turn-helix domain-containing protein → MGGPSVRRRRTRRAPPRRTSGGGRDTLDHPILRRTLQQTSETKIVWERSDAVDDDRVRILVWAETDDFEAFERVAEEDSTVGSLSQVATPGSRLYQTELRGEGLESSIYPLLVEEGDVVHTLTATHEGWQFRAGFPDRESFARFYAFCRERGVDFELHRLFEEREVSTVEEYGLTTTQRETLVTAVKEVYLEIPREQSLAGLADELGVSGNAASERFRRAAKTLIENTLRPDDERRRPGDERRDGRQEDTRAN, encoded by the coding sequence GTGGGCGGACCGTCCGTTCGTCGGCGTCGAACTCGACGAGCCCCGCCTCGTCGAACTTCGGGAGGTGGACGTGATACCCTCGATCATCCGATACTGCGACGGACGTTGCAGCAAACGTCCGAGACGAAAATCGTGTGGGAACGGTCGGACGCCGTCGACGACGACCGGGTGCGTATTCTCGTGTGGGCGGAGACCGACGACTTCGAAGCCTTCGAACGGGTCGCCGAAGAGGACTCGACCGTCGGTTCGCTGTCGCAAGTCGCCACCCCCGGTTCTCGTCTCTATCAGACGGAGTTGCGCGGCGAAGGTCTCGAGTCGAGCATCTATCCGCTGTTGGTCGAGGAAGGGGACGTCGTCCACACCCTCACGGCGACGCACGAGGGGTGGCAGTTTCGTGCCGGGTTCCCCGACCGCGAATCGTTCGCCCGATTTTACGCGTTCTGCCGCGAACGCGGCGTCGACTTCGAACTTCACCGGCTCTTCGAGGAACGAGAGGTGTCGACCGTCGAGGAGTACGGGCTGACGACCACCCAACGCGAGACGCTCGTCACGGCAGTGAAGGAGGTCTACCTCGAGATTCCGCGCGAACAGTCGTTGGCGGGGCTGGCCGACGAACTGGGTGTCTCCGGAAACGCGGCGTCGGAGCGGTTCCGCCGAGCGGCGAAGACGTTGATCGAGAACACGCTCCGCCCGGACGACGAGCGCCGGCGACCCGGCGACGAACGGCGCGACGGACGGCAGGAGGACACGCGGGCGAACTGA
- a CDS encoding SOS response-associated peptidase gives MCGRYSLFTPQPELEDRFDVTAERSLDARYNCAPGQQLPIITNNAPDALRLVQWGFVPSWADSRSKSFINARAESVAEKRSFRDSFEHRRCLVPADGFYEWTQRENGDGKQPYRVAFEDDRPFAMAGIWERWMPPETQTGLDEFTDGGAGDPEPIETFAIITTEPNGVVSPLHDRMAVVLAPEEENDWFTADTDVASTLLDPYPEAEMRAYPVSTRVNSPANDSSALVEKVNSA, from the coding sequence ATGTGTGGTCGGTACAGCCTCTTCACCCCGCAACCCGAACTCGAAGATCGGTTCGACGTGACCGCCGAGCGCTCGCTCGACGCGCGGTACAACTGCGCGCCCGGCCAGCAACTGCCGATCATCACGAACAACGCCCCCGACGCGCTTCGGTTGGTCCAGTGGGGGTTCGTTCCGTCGTGGGCGGATTCGCGCTCGAAGTCGTTCATCAACGCCCGCGCCGAGAGCGTCGCCGAGAAGCGAAGTTTCCGTGACTCGTTCGAGCACCGGCGCTGTCTCGTTCCCGCCGATGGCTTCTACGAGTGGACTCAGCGCGAAAACGGAGACGGCAAGCAACCCTATCGAGTGGCATTCGAGGACGACCGACCGTTCGCGATGGCCGGCATCTGGGAGCGGTGGATGCCGCCGGAGACCCAAACCGGTCTCGACGAGTTCACCGACGGCGGCGCGGGCGACCCCGAGCCGATAGAGACGTTCGCAATCATCACGACGGAACCGAACGGGGTAGTCTCGCCGCTGCACGACCGGATGGCCGTCGTTCTCGCTCCGGAAGAGGAAAACGATTGGTTCACCGCCGATACAGACGTGGCGTCGACGCTGTTGGACCCGTATCCCGAAGCCGAGATGCGCGCGTATCCGGTCTCGACGCGGGTGAACAGCCCGGCGAACGACTCTTCGGCGTTGGTCGAAAAAGTGAACTCGGCGTGA